From Paenibacillus sp. PK3_47, the proteins below share one genomic window:
- a CDS encoding AraC family transcriptional regulator, producing MLHASPSSFVVLPALAKIVCEPSWKWQKREKPLQNYDLFYIWSGEGTVVRNGVPFQVGKGSCFLFRPGDHTYATHNPQKPLVITYIHFDVTEEVTDIPEPYHILTETVEFEHLLARYVRLFLVKTFAAEEEGQLILKQLMIHLLREDRMVPVERHVSNQLAEVIHEVANYISQHPGAAHRVEDLAARAGLSPRYFSIKFKEITGSSVQSYVIRARIERAQHLLLYAGMNVTEVADALGYRDIFFFSRQFKQHTGKSPSEIR from the coding sequence ATGCTTCATGCATCGCCGTCCTCTTTTGTAGTCCTGCCTGCCCTGGCCAAAATTGTCTGCGAGCCCAGCTGGAAATGGCAAAAGAGAGAGAAGCCGCTGCAAAATTATGATCTGTTTTATATTTGGAGCGGGGAAGGGACGGTTGTGCGCAACGGGGTGCCTTTTCAGGTCGGCAAGGGAAGCTGCTTCCTGTTCCGTCCGGGCGACCATACCTATGCGACGCATAATCCGCAAAAACCGCTTGTTATTACATACATCCATTTTGATGTAACTGAAGAGGTAACGGATATTCCCGAGCCTTACCATATCCTGACCGAGACGGTGGAGTTCGAGCATCTGCTCGCGCGTTATGTCCGGCTCTTCCTGGTCAAGACCTTTGCTGCCGAAGAGGAGGGCCAGCTCATTCTGAAGCAGCTGATGATTCATCTGCTGCGCGAGGACCGGATGGTTCCGGTAGAGCGGCATGTCAGCAACCAATTGGCGGAGGTCATTCATGAAGTGGCCAACTATATCAGCCAGCATCCGGGTGCTGCGCACCGGGTCGAGGATCTGGCAGCCCGGGCGGGGCTGTCGCCGCGTTATTTTTCCATCAAATTCAAGGAAATTACCGGTTCATCCGTCCAGTCTTACGTCATCCGGGCACGGATTGAACGGGCGCAGCACCTGCTGCTGTATGCCGGAATGAACGTTACAGAGGTGGCTGATGCGCTGGGCTACCGTGATATTTTCTTTTTCAGCCGCCAGTTCAAACAGCATACCGGTAAAAGTCCCTCCGAAATCCGCTGA